Within the Salvia hispanica cultivar TCC Black 2014 chromosome 4, UniMelb_Shisp_WGS_1.0, whole genome shotgun sequence genome, the region CGCTCGATATTTACAGTTCTATTTGTTTCCtgtttattcttttttttgtagtttttgtTTCTGTGTAAATCATTAGTATTGTCGTCCGAGAAATTACTTGCCCATATTCCGAACACGCTTTGATTATATGTGAtggattttccttttcttttcttttctttaggCATATAACAACGTAGATTCTTTTTATCTAACACCCATCAAAACTGCTTTGATAATGCAAATTTAAAACCTATACatgaaaagaaacaaaacaaaataaaatgtgtctCAATTTGATAGCCTTGGTATATCGCACCTTATAATATGTAGTATTCattattactcatatttcTAAAGCATGGAATCATATTTCCTCCGACTGCAGGTTCGTTTCATTATTGATGACTTGATAAAGATTGTGATTTGGTAAAATTTAAGTGGAATTTAGGTTTgtcttaattagttaatacTACCAATATCCCTATTTGATTTGTGTTTTATCAAGTAGTAGCAGATAAGGAATTGCTGTCAAATTTGTGGAGTAATTTTGTGTAGTACAGTAGCAGATAAGGAATTGatatcaaatttatgattattatgAGTAGCAGATAAGAAATTGATACCGAATTAGTATAATAGCAGTATGATTTTGCTATACTTTGATTCCCTCAATTGTACACATGTGATTTCtatattaagttatgagaAATATACGATAATTTGTGGATAAGACTATGATTTGTGTCTGATGATGAATCTGTATGAATGAAaacattaagaaaataatgtcTCAGTTTGATAGAATTGGTATATAGCTACTTTATATCTCTCCAGTTTGCGTGATTGCATTATTACTCAGATTTCTAAAGTAGGGactttactttactttttcttttttttcttgggCATCTTCAAAGTAAAGCCTTtgaaaagtgagaaaaaatcaACTGTGGTGTGTAATTAAAGTGATGCTACTATTATTCTTTCCTCAAGTTCCAAGTTTTCATGATTCTATTTTTGTCTTTTCCAATGTAAGAAGTGATAAAACGAGGGAAAAAGGAAAGTAATtgttaagagagaaaaaaagaaaaaaaatggaggagGAGATTTTTCCTCATATGTTTCATGAACACCCGCTGAGTCGGATCCCCAACTCGGCCGAGAAAACTGATTACAACCTTAACTGTTACGGTTGTATGAGATTATTCATACCCGGAGATGCAACCTATGGATGCAGCCGCTAGTGTGGACTTAAGTTGTCGTTACACAAAGAATGCATGGAAATGCCTCAAGAGATTACGCATCCTATCCATCTTTCACACCCTCTCACACTCCatgaatcaatatattatgatggatcAAAAAAATGTGCTGTTTGTGAAGGGATTGTGTGGGGGTTAAGCTATAAATGTAGCCAAGGGGGCTGTGAAGGATTGCGGATCCACTTGGGATGCGCAGGGTTTCCTAATTATAAGCAGCCGGTAATGAAGCACCCGAGCCACCCTCAACATGAGCTGCGATTTTCCAAGAAAACGAGGTGGTGCCCATTCCCCTGTGATGCCTGTGGTGCCACTGAGAAAGGGGACTCCTACACCTGCACTGTATGTGACTATTGCATACACGAGAGCTGCGCACTTCTCCCACTGTCTGCAGACTTCCCTCGTCATCACCCtgcccactctctctccctcgcTTTTTCTATTCCATCTGAGTacatcaaatatgattttgattgtgCTATATGCTACACAACGTTGCCATTGATGCGCTGGGTCTATCATTGCAGCCTTTGTAGATATGTCGTCCATCTCAACTGCGCCACCTCCACGTAATACTTCTTATTATTTACTCAATGCAAAAATATGCATGTTTAGATTTGGGACTTATGGCGGaagattaattatgtttaattgattgtgTTTGGTTTTCTTTCAGAGTTGATAGTGATAATGAAAATGCAATTGATGATGAGGAAGACGTTGCCACGTTTCCAATGGATGATAATGTTATATATGAGGAGATGATCCGACCCTTCGTTAAGCGAGAATGTGGACAAATTCACATCCCGCGTCATGATCAGGACAATCACAACACCGGTGGCAAGTACAGCTTCTCCAATCACCCTCGTCATCTACTAACTTTTACTACattttcatcatcttcatcatcatcatcatctcaagatcactacaaaaaagatgatgatgatgatgatgaagatgattttGATAGTATTCCAAGATTGGAATTAACATGTGATGGGTGCACACTGCCTATACGTGAAAAGAAGCAAacagatgatgatgatgatgagtaTGAGAATGGTTACATGAGTTGTGACGAATGCaaatattttcttcacttGTCCTGCTTCAACTTGCCACTACACATCCCCTCTCTTCCAATTCATCCTTACCACAATCAAAGCCTGATACTTCAAAGTGCAGGCAAGCTAACAGATCTGGCATACTGTCATATTTGCGATGGTCGTACGAATGGGCTCTATTATGAGTGTACCAACTGCTGGTTCAAAATAGACATCAAGTGTGCTTCTCTGCCCACCACCATAAAACATGCAGCTCACCCGCGACATAATTATCTAAAGTTTGTCGATGGCAATATTGGGTCTGGCTTTTGTATTAACTGTCATGAGTTTATATTACCAGATGATGGGCAATACAAATGCAATAGGTGCAGAGTCACTGTATGTGGTAGATGTGTGATGTTACCGGCAACAAGTAAGCATAGACAGGAGAATCATTTGTTGTCTTTGACATACGATGCCCATATCAACCGTCCTGGCGACTTCTACTGCAGCAGCTGCGAATCCCAAATGGACCCCAGGAGCTGGATGTACCATTGCCGGGACTGTGATCAATCCTTTCATCCCAATTGCATACCCACTACATCGGGCCGGTTTAGAAACATCAAATATGGGACAGATCAGTATATGATTTCGAGTATTCATGACCACCCTCTTGGATTTCAAATCGTAACCAACAAAAAGAGATGTGACTTATGTCATAGAGATAAGTATGATAAGCTTGGTTTTCAATGTGTGTCGTGTTATTTTGTCGTGTGTAAATCTTGTGGTGTGAAACACATTGATCATATTTGAGGTCATCTTGTTTCATATCGAATCTTGTGTGTGCATATGCAGATTGTTGAATTTCATGTATGGTCTCGTAATGTGCGACTCAATTTGATATACTATGTGCATGTTTGGTTCGATAGacaaaataataccaagatacaatATAGAATAAGTTGGATGGGCTTTGTATAGGATTAGATTAGTATTAGattcttttttgttgtttggttAGGAAGATTATCTAATATCATCTTAGTAAGATGTTTGGTATGTTAAGactaaaaataagattaattacaaataaatttggTTCCCTTCAAATTAAGATGTGAttgatttttccttttcctctcAGAGGAGAATCTTTAAGTACTTAAAATGTGTTAGAAGTAGTGTAATAAAatggtgatttttttaaataaatgggAAATTCTTTATCTTATAATATAGGCCTACATTAAAAACTACACGTTCAGATAACCTAAAAGTGTATGGCAATATGTCGGtgttttgatttcttcatcttgatatgattatttcattatttgtataaCTGTAGGATTATGGAATGGgaaatattttagtaaatagaATCAATTGGAAATATCTAATATGGAATATTTAAGcagaaatataaattaaacttCGAATTAGTATAAcgttttgaaataaataatgtatagcaattaatttgatataagcgttatatgaataaagtataacaatttttttttcttttaaacgaaaattattagtactcctagtatttttttttataatacgTTGgggttaaaatttaaataactttgatatctaataacatcaaataaacacataatcatgcatatttgatgtagattcgattgttacctcttgatccatcattggattgacgttgctagctgcaccactcggagatccttggtttatcgaccacaaatcttccgtactattcccttgtccttgatcATCCATCCGTGTGGCCGGATTTTgaataatcaacaaaatagCTTTGAAGAGATCTAGGAGAAACACTACACCAAACTATCTATCACGATTCAATTCTATGGATTAGAATGAACAAAACAAGATCAAACCAAAACCCTAGATCTCCTTGTTCTATGGCTCGAAAATCGAGGCTAGAAGGAGAGAGAGGCCGAGTGAtcggcggctagggttagggttgagaGGTGTAACTTGTGGTGTGCTAGGATTTTCTATAAtcttcactatttataatagacttaatgggctagtaaggggatccatgTAATGatttaagtgttgggctcacccattagataaattactaattaaatcaaatgacccatgatttaatatattatcaatagaatattattttgttccactaaagaataatattgcactcccacttaaatcaccaaattacaaataacttgggtccattttattttataatatttcccgcgtttaagattatcttgacgtcaatttaattcttttgtctgctatgactagaattaaattaattctccaaagagtttttctagtttgaaactttatttattattcgtggaataaattccaactgcgcaattttctgaataataaattcttttttcaaacacctcttggggatcacccattagggatttaatcatatcactttgggcacgcgaattctatgaaataatattccaataccttcatgttattcaattactaccacccaaaacatcatgaacttgagttacatacaaactctcacataatgataagtcaaagtggcgtatgattgaataaacaatattgatatcaattccatagactagaaaatactaaactttctgaaatgtattcttacagtagatagcaacaaagaatatatttcgcattagatcctttcaatgttttaccacaccggtgttgcTAATCTcgtcttaggtaagagagaattatcacaaacgcCGCAAtcgtaccaataggtagccaaagcctatctgggttgtgaatacgtttttcttcttactagatctgaccaagtcccctactggaaaacacatgaggagattcatcgaatttccctacttgaccttcttagtaaaaagccttagacttgtttatcatatttcaataataaactattatattatattatttattctcataattaggtaaacaagtggactgatgtttctcgtatacatgcacaagttGACTGTataaaggcatgtacgctcaaagcatcttttagtatacaaaccccaataTCTAGTTCTCTTCATTTTTGCCTTTAATCattttcaacaacttcttTGCGCATAgcacttttatttaattgtgtttgATCATcagtttaattattaaaacgtcaatttaaaacaaaattaagaaaataccATATTTTTAGGAACACATTAATCAAGTTTGAAATATTGTGTTACTCAATTTGATAAACTTGGtatataatttactttatGGAATTACTCATTCTTTGCTCTCGCTCCAAGTTTGCATAATTCTATATTACAAAAAGCTCTCATCAGCTTTAATACAAATTTGacagatatttttttttttcattttctcttctaATAGTATGTGAtagaattttcttttaatttctttctttagCAGAGCATCTTTAGCTATAATCtttgaaaatcaataaaagtagATGTAGTGTGCAATAagaatgttgattttttttcccttttgtctTTTACAATAGGCCCACATTAATTACTACACATTCAAGatagtaaaaatattgtttaattacaTGTCGATATTgtgatttctttttcttgatatGATTATCATCCTATCTAagcatatgattaattaattatcttatcCTGTCCAATCATATTTACTGAAATTCTTTCttacatatttttcttttaaattgaaaatgaatctTCAACTACGGTTAATCAGCCATTTGtataatactaaaacaatTGTTTCGATCCAATAAATTTTAGTcgtaggagtactattttttaaagtacTATGTTACAATTTGGATGGTGGTAGGGTAGTGATAGGGACTCGGACCACACCAGCAGTTAGTCGAGCCATCCAACCAAGCCCGCTCGGTCAGCTCGGCAACAGCAACGTCAAcaatctctcttattttccTATTTACCGTATCTTTAAGATTTAGCAtatcttttataatttcatagaatattttatatttcttctaGATTTAGATTTCCTCTCCTATTTAAAGGAGATCTCGCAAACCATGAATTattgagaattaagaaataaaatacttcttttctcattcttgttccgaaaccctagaacttcaactaggtgtgtttatcatattttccGATCAATCTCTGTCG harbors:
- the LOC125223996 gene encoding uncharacterized protein LOC125223996, whose amino-acid sequence is MEMPQEITHPIHLSHPLTLHESIYYDGSKKCAVCEGIVWGLSYKCSQGGCEGLRIHLGCAGFPNYKQPVMKHPSHPQHELRFSKKTRWCPFPCDACGATEKGDSYTCTVCDYCIHESCALLPLSADFPRHHPAHSLSLAFSIPSEYIKYDFDCAICYTTLPLMRWVYHCSLCRYVVHLNCATSTVDSDNENAIDDEEDVATFPMDDNVIYEEMIRPFVKRECGQIHIPRHDQDNHNTGGKYSFSNHPRHLLTFTTFSSSSSSSSSQDHYKKDDDDDDEDDFDSIPRLELTCDGCTLPIREKKQTDDDDDEYENGYMSCDECKYFLHLSCFNLPLHIPSLPIHPYHNQSLILQSAGKLTDLAYCHICDGRTNGLYYECTNCWFKIDIKCASLPTTIKHAAHPRHNYLKFVDGNIGSGFCINCHEFILPDDGQYKCNRCRVTVCGRCVMLPATSKHRQENHLLSLTYDAHINRPGDFYCSSCESQMDPRSWMYHCRDCDQSFHPNCIPTTSGRFRNIKYGTDQYMISSIHDHPLGFQIVTNKKRCDLCHRDKYDKLGFQCVSCYFVVCKSCGVKHIDHI